A single genomic interval of Lathyrus oleraceus cultivar Zhongwan6 chromosome 7, CAAS_Psat_ZW6_1.0, whole genome shotgun sequence harbors:
- the LOC127103670 gene encoding zinc finger BED domain-containing protein RICESLEEPER 2-like produces MALEDLHRFMRFYTNMPPLWLFVLVGLEALCYHCYLPALLLLSLFYELEPLFVDWTHGTTNLNHRILKCSKKPLVVSTDSTQTILTYPSVDGKLVQGSSRFDKKACRNALSVFVVLDEQPFSAVEGEGFKFYSKVMQPQFTIPSRRTVAKDCFQLYLDEKQKLKAFFKSDCNRVALTTDCWTSIQNLNYLTLTAHFVDNEWKYKKRIISFTIIPNHKGETVGRKIEEVLRDWGIRNVSTITVDNATSNDLAVTYLKRKIENMNGLMGDGECFHMRCSAHILNLVVNEGLKDKHLSVTSVRDAVRFVKSSPHRATKFKECIEFARITCKKLVCLDVSTRWNVTYLMLEAVEKFQLAFEKLEDEESSYREFFGKGNPPSNDDWDIARAFSAFLKLFYEANKTFSTSQNVSLHTCFHQVSAIYCELKQATLNLNDFFASVGGDMIEKYNRYWGSPDKMNKMIYFGIILDPRYKLSYIEWAFKDMYGVGSKFGSDLVKSIKENLQKLYDWYKQAYDQEHNSIQPLGSGGNNVSNDETNASAARSSLMARADAFEQHLEEQDSIDQQNELEVYNSSKCVKRDPNFDILVWWKRNSIEYPILSTMAKDILATSVSTVASESAFSTGGRVIETYRSSLTAEMAEALICTQNWLRPSFTYFKDMNLMEDFEISEDIVTEFQQMSLAAKRVSGVSSSQSQPQPSGCA; encoded by the exons ATGGCTTTAGAAGATTTGCATAGGTTTATGCGTTTTTATACTAATATGCCTCCACTTTGGCTTTTTGTTTTAGTTGGTTTAGAAG CACTGTGCTATCACTGCTATTTGCCAGCACTGCTATTGTTGTCTCTATTTTATGAATTGGAACCGTTATTTGTTGATTG GACTCACGGCACCACTAATTTGAACCACCGTATTTTAAAATGTTCTAAGAAGCCCCTTGTCGTGTCAACTGACTCCACACAAACTATTCTAACATACCCAAGTGTAGATGGTAAATTGGTTCAAGGTAGCTCTAGATTTGACAAGAAAGCTTGTAGAAATGCTTTGTCAGTTTTTGTAGTTCTAGATGAGCAGCCATTTAGTGCAGTAGAGGGTGAAGGGTTTAAATTTTATTCCAAAGTAATGCAACCCCAATTTACCATCCCATCTAGGCGTACGGTAGCTAAGGACTGTTTTCAGCTATACTTGGATGAAAAACAAAAGTTAAAGGCCTTTTTTAAGTCTGATTGCAATAGGGTAGCACTTACTACTGATTGTTGGACTTCTATACAAAATCTCAACTACTTGACCCTTACGGCACACTTTGTGGATAATGAATGGAAGTATAAAAAAAGAATTATAAGCTTTACCATAATTCCAAACCACAAAGGTGAAACTGTAGGTAGGAAGATTGAAGAAGTGTTAAGGGATTGGGGAATTAGGAATGTGTCAACCATAACTGTTGATAATGCCACTTCAAATGATCTTGCTGTGACATATCTAAAGAGAAAAATAGAAAATATGAATGGGTTAATGGGGGATGGAGAGTGTTTTCATATGAGGTGTTCAGCTCACATTTTGAACTTGGTGGTAAATGAGGGTTTGAAAGATAAACATTTATCTGTAACTAGTGTTAGAGATGCTGTTAGATTTGTTAAGTCCTCACCTCATAGGGCAACCAAGTTTAAAGAATGCATTGAATTTGCTAGAATAACTTGCAAAAAATTAGTATGTCTTGATGTTTCAACTCGTTGGAACGTGACATATTTAATGCTAGAGGCTGTGGAGAAGTTTCAACTTGCTTTTGAAAAGCTTGAGGATGAAGAGTCAAGCTATAGGGAGTTCTTTGGAAAAGGTAATCCCCCTAGTAATGATGATTGGGACATTGCTAGGGCTTTTAGCGCTTTCCTAAAGTTATTCTATGAAGCAAATAAGACTTTTTCCACCTCTCAAAATGTGAGTTTGCATACTTGTTTTCACCAAGTGTCTGCCATTTATTGTGAGTTAAAGCAAGCTACTTTGAACTTAAATGATTTTTTTGCAAGTGTGGGTGGAGATATGATAGAAAAATATAATAGATATTGGGGAAGTCCTGATAAGATGAACAAGATGATATATTTTGGTATTATTCTTGATCCAAGATACAAGTTGAGTTACATTGAGTGGGCGTTTAAGGACATGTATGGAGTTGGATCAAAGTTTGGTAGTGACTTGGTAAAATCTATAAAAGAGAATTTACAAAAGTTGTATGATTGGTATAAGCAAGCTTATGACCAAGAACATAATTCCATACAGCCTCTTGGTAGTGGTGGAAATAATGTCTCCAATGATGAAACAAATGCATCTGCTGCCCGTTCATCACTTATGGCTAGAGCTGATGCTTTTGAGCAACATTTAGAGGAGCAAGATTCGATTGATCAACAAAATGAGCTTGAGGTGTATAATTCTAGTAAGTGTGTCAAAAGGGATCCTAACTTTGACATTCTTGTATGGTGGAAACGTAATTCAATCGAATATCCTATTTTATCTACAATGGCTAAAGATATTTTAGCCACATCAGTGTCTACTGTTGCTTCTGAAAGTGCTTTTAGCACAGGAGGGAGAGTCATAGAAACCTATAGGAGTTCTCTAACTGCTGAAATGGCCGAGGCTTTAATTTGCACCCAGAATTGGTTAAGGCCTTCTTTTACCTATTTCAAAGATATGAATCTCATGGAAGATTTTGAGATTTCAGAAGATATTGTAACAG aGTTTCAACAAATGTCTTTAGCAGCAAAACGAGTATCAGGTGTCTCATCATCACAGTCTCAGCCACAACCTTCGGGTTGTGCTTGA